In the genome of Gemmatimonadota bacterium, the window GAGTCCGCTTTCCAGGCCGCGGCCGAGACCGGCATCCCGATCATCAACTGTGGTCCCGGTGGCACCTCCGGTGAAGAGGATAGCCTGCAGGCATCCATAGACTCCCTGGGCAGGCTTTCGGGCAGGGCGGAGCAATACGGCATAACGCTCTGCGTCAAGGCCCACGTAGGCGCCAGCATCTACGACACCCCGACGACGCTGCGGGCCATGGAAGCTATATCATCGTCCGCCTTCGGGATCGACATGGACCCCTCCCATATCCACCGCGCCGATGAGAATCCGGTAGAGGCCATCAAGGCCGTACTTCCCCGTGTCCGCCACGTCCACATCCGCGACTGCAAGGGCCGCCAGGCCGGACCGGGCGCCCCCGAGGACCAGGCCAACGGCCGCGGCGATATCGACCTTGTGGGGTATATCCGTGCGCTGCACGAGGGCGGATACGATGGGCCGGTCAACCTCGAGGTCATCGGGGCCCGGGAGTATTCGCTGGAGCAGTGCTGCGTCATCGCCGCGGAGACCCGGGGCCACATGCAGGCTTGCTTACAGGCGTGTGGGGCGCGGTAACCACCAGGGTTAGGTAGACGTGCGGAGTGCGGTAGGGCGAATCTCAAACCGGAGAGGCACACCATGAAAATCACGAAGCTGGAGACGTTCCTCGTCAAACCCCGCTGGCTCTTTCTCAAGATGCATACCGACGAGGGGCTGGTGGGACTCGGCGAGCCCATCCTGGAGGGCCGGGCAAAGACCTGCGCCCAGGCCGTGGCGGAGCTGGAGCCGTACCTGATCGGCAAGGACCCGACCCGGGTGGTCCATCACTGGCAGGCCATGTACCGTCACGCCTTCTACCGGGGCGGCCCCATCTTGACCAGCGCGCTGAGCGGGGTGGAGCAGGCGCTGTGGGACCTTTCGGGCAAGGCCCTGGGCGTGCCGGTGTATAAGCTGCTGGGTGGTCCCACTCGGGACCGGATCCGCCTGTACAAGGGCGGGGGCGACCCGGAAACGATCAAGGACTGGATTGCACAGGGGTTCACCTGCTTCAAGACCGGACCGTACTCGGAGCGGCCGCCCAGGATCATCGAGAACAAGGCCTTTATAGACACAGCCGCCAACCATTTCGCCCGGCTCCGCGAAGTCGCCGGCCCGGAGATCGACCTCGCCATCGACTTCCACGGCGCGGTCAGTCCCCAGACGGCCAAGCTGCTCATCAAAGAACTCGAACCCTATCAGCCCTTCTTTGTGGAAGAACCGGTTCAGTGCCAGAACGTCGACGTGCTCGCCGAGATCGCCCGGGGCACCCACCTGCCCATCGCCACAGGAGAACGCGTCTTCACCAAGTGGGGGTTCAGGGAGATCGTGGAGAAGCAGGCCGCGTCCATTCTGCAGCCGGACCTGTGCCACGCGGGAGGCATCTTCGAGGTCAGGCTCATCGCGGGCATGGCCGAGGCCTATTACGGCGGAATTGCGCCCCACAATCCCTTGGGACCCATTTCCCTGGCCGCCTGCCTGCAGCTGGATGCTTCGATCCCCAATTTCGTCGCCCAGGAGCACACCACGCTGGGCGAGGGATACCTCAAGAAACCCTTCGTCTTCAAGGATGGATTCGTGGAACTGCCCACCGGGCCGGGTCTGGGGATCGAACTGGACGACGACGCCATGGAGGAGCAGATCGATCACGATTGGCGGAACGGAGAGAGCTACCTCGCCGATGACGGATCCGTGGTGGACTGGTAGAGGGCACGCACAAGCCGGTATCCATCTGCTATGGCAGCCAGCGGGTCGGGTAGCCCGGGGTTCATTTCGAGGCTGACCGGGCCGTCATATCCGATGTCGTTGAGCGTGGCCAGCGTGGTTTTCAGCACGTCCTCGGTGAGCACACCGTCGCACAGGGCCCAGTGGAGATCGGACACACCGTCGTTGTCGTCGAGATGGAAATAGCCCAGCCGGTCACCCGCCTTCGCAACCGCGCCGGCGGGATCTTCCTTCGAAATCTGCGCATGCCCGATGTCAAACAGCAGGTACAGGTTGTCGTGGCTTAGTTTCTCGATGTAGTCCAGGGTGTCCTGTACCGTCGCCAGCGCCTTCCCCGGAAAATGCTCGATGCACAGCTTGATCCCGTATCCGGGCGCCGCGTCGGCGAGGCCGGCCACGGACTCCCCGTACCGCTTCAGGGATTCCTCGCCACCCTCCTCTCCCGGCAACAGGTAGGCCCGTCCGATACCAGTCTCATGGGCGTATTCGAGGGCGCGTCGTGTATGTTCGATGGCCGCGCTCCGGGTGCCGTTGTCCGCCGCGTCGAGCGCAGCGCCTTCAGGCATCCCGAAACCCGTTGCCATGCACGCCGGCGTAAGCCCGAGGTCCGAGATCAGGCGGCGGGATTCGGCGGACCTGAAATCGAAGGGGCGATGATCGATATGACGCGGGCCCGCCTGTGCGATCCCCGTCAGCACGTCTGCTTCCGTCCCCGCCAGGGCCCATGTGCAGCAGGAAATCGTCATGATCCGGGTCCTCCTTGCTCGTACATCGCGTGATTGAACCGCTGGCCAAGCAGCAGCATGCCGGTTTCCGGGTCCCGGGGTCCGGTGTCGAAAGGATCGCCGGTTTCCGTCATCCACTGCCGGAGGCGCGCTTCGCAGTCCTCCTGAATCCCCCGGTAATCGGGATCGCCCGCCAGGTTCTTCATCTCGAAGGGATCGTCCCGCCGGTCGAAGAGCAGGGTGCTCCGCTGATTCTCGTGCCACCGCGCGTAAACCCATCGGTCGGTCCGTATCCCGCGCCAGAAGCCGACCCACTCGCCCCAGTGCGGCCATCCGGGTCCGAGAATCTGAAGATAGACCGAATCGTTGGCCGGGCCCGGCGCCCCCGCCAGCACGTGAGCCTGATTCATGCCCTGCACCCCGTCGGGCACGGGCACGTTCGCCATCCCCAGCAATGTAGGCATCATGTCCACGCTACTCACCAGGGCGTCGCTTCTCGTTCCCGGCGCGATCCGTCCCGGCAGCCGGGCGATGAAGGGAACGTGTATGGATTCCTCGTACGGGGTCGCCTTCGAGGCACGGAAGGACGGATGCATCCAGCGGTCCATGGGCTTTCCATAGCCGTGACTGCTGA includes:
- a CDS encoding sugar phosphate isomerase/epimerase, which produces MKLGANSVLFGGYDMETAFKYLAMAGYDGIEVSAISGMSEHLVLSDWRSIAPEIKRLSREYGLELLAMEQPSQDEEIMESAFQAAAETGIPIINCGPGGTSGEEDSLQASIDSLGRLSGRAEQYGITLCVKAHVGASIYDTPTTLRAMEAISSSAFGIDMDPSHIHRADENPVEAIKAVLPRVRHVHIRDCKGRQAGPGAPEDQANGRGDIDLVGYIRALHEGGYDGPVNLEVIGAREYSLEQCCVIAAETRGHMQACLQACGAR
- the dgoD gene encoding galactonate dehydratase is translated as MKITKLETFLVKPRWLFLKMHTDEGLVGLGEPILEGRAKTCAQAVAELEPYLIGKDPTRVVHHWQAMYRHAFYRGGPILTSALSGVEQALWDLSGKALGVPVYKLLGGPTRDRIRLYKGGGDPETIKDWIAQGFTCFKTGPYSERPPRIIENKAFIDTAANHFARLREVAGPEIDLAIDFHGAVSPQTAKLLIKELEPYQPFFVEEPVQCQNVDVLAEIARGTHLPIATGERVFTKWGFREIVEKQAASILQPDLCHAGGIFEVRLIAGMAEAYYGGIAPHNPLGPISLAACLQLDASIPNFVAQEHTTLGEGYLKKPFVFKDGFVELPTGPGLGIELDDDAMEEQIDHDWRNGESYLADDGSVVDW
- a CDS encoding sugar phosphate isomerase/epimerase, which translates into the protein MTISCCTWALAGTEADVLTGIAQAGPRHIDHRPFDFRSAESRRLISDLGLTPACMATGFGMPEGAALDAADNGTRSAAIEHTRRALEYAHETGIGRAYLLPGEEGGEESLKRYGESVAGLADAAPGYGIKLCIEHFPGKALATVQDTLDYIEKLSHDNLYLLFDIGHAQISKEDPAGAVAKAGDRLGYFHLDDNDGVSDLHWALCDGVLTEDVLKTTLATLNDIGYDGPVSLEMNPGLPDPLAAIADGYRLVRALYQSTTDPSSAR